A single region of the Maylandia zebra isolate NMK-2024a linkage group LG17, Mzebra_GT3a, whole genome shotgun sequence genome encodes:
- the LOC101481405 gene encoding rho GTPase-activating protein 8, with the protein MSSSADLEQLAEIELQKEEEGSCVTDGPSAPPVSTPSLDPSHPYYDVARHGIIQVSGDDHYGRKLIVFSSCCLPPSHQLNHRRLLEYLKFTLDQYVEMDYILVYFHYGLRSSNKPSLKWLREAYSEFDRKYKKNLKALYVVHPTNFIRIVWNLFKPLISHKFGRKLTYVNYLAELREHLNYEQLFIPPEVLRHDEELRATQKGGPPPSVKTPPPRPPLPTQQFGVSLQYIREKNREAVIPPVMTQTVTYLKEKGLRTEGLFRRSARVQLIKEVQKLYNLGKPVNFEQIGDVHVPAVILKTFLRELPEPLLTFRVYSQVQELLHVESSLRVTRCKQIVESLPEHNFIVAKYLLCFLHQVSQESIINKMSPSNLACVFGVNLVWPRHGSISLTALTPINIFAELLIEHVHTVFGSRCPPAQVMP; encoded by the exons AGCtgcagaaggaggaggagggcagTTGTGTCACAGACGGTCCATCAGCTCCTCCAGTCAGCACACCAAGTCTCGACCCCTCCCACCCGTATTACGACGTGGCTCGACACGGCATCATCCAGGTTTCGG GGGACGACCACTACGGCAGGAAGCTGATTGTCTTTAGCAGCTGCTGCCTACCACCTTCGCACCAGCTGAATCACCGCCGCCTGCTCGA GTACCTGAAGTTCACACTGGACCAGTACGTGGAGATGGACTACATCCTGGTGTACTTTCACTATGGCCTGAGGAGCAGCAACAAGCCGTCTCTCAAGTGGCTACGAGAGGCTTACAGCGAGTTCGACAGGAA GTACAAGAAGAACCTGAAGGCTCTGTACGTTGTCCATCCCACCAACTTCATCCGAATCGTCTGGAACCTTTTCAAACCTCTGATCAG TCACAAGTTTGGGAGGAAGCTGACGTATGTGAACTACTTGGCTGAGCTTCGGGAACACCTGAACTACGAGCAGCTCTTCATCCCTCCAGAAGTGCTCAG ACATGACGAGGAGCTGCGAGCGACTCAGAAAGGAGGACCCCCGCCCTCTGTGAAAACACCCCCGCCCCGGCCCCCCCTGCCCACCCAGCAGTTCGGCGTTAGTCTGCAGTA CATCAGAGAGAAGAACCGAGAGGCCGTCATCCCACCTGTGATGACCCAGACTGTCACATACCTGAAGGAGAAAG GTCTGAGGACTGAGGGGCTCTTCAGGCGATCGGCTCGGGTTCAGCTCATTAAGGAAGTACAGAAACTCTACAACCTGG GGAAGCCGGTGAACTTCGAGCAGATAGGAGATGTGCACGTTCCTGCCGTGATCCTGAAGACATTCCTCAGAGAGCTTCCTGAGCCATTGCTCACCTTCCGGGTCTACAGCCAGGTCCAGGAGCTGCTCC ATGTGGAGAGCAGTCTGCGGGTGACCCGATGCAAACAGATCGTCGAGAGTCTACCTGAACATAATTTCATTGTGGCAAAGTACCTGCTGTGCTTCCTGCACCAG GTATCTCAGGAAAGCATCATAAACAAGATGTCTCCATCTAACTTGGCGTGTGTTTTTGGCGTGAACCTGGTCTGGCCTCGTCACGGCTCCATCTCCCTGACCGCTTTGACCCCTATCAACATCTTCGCTGAGCTCCTCATCGAGCACGTCCACACAGTGTTCGGCTCCCGCTgcccacctgcacaggtgatgCCCTGA